A single genomic interval of Stieleria maiorica harbors:
- a CDS encoding PVC-type heme-binding CxxCH protein, which produces MAGLLGWSGVDVAAADVSTPQALPPEIAQASGEAAEAMAAIRIPEGWTISLWAAEPDLANVVAFDIDRQGRVYACETFRQNRGVTDNRGHDQQWLMADLASKTVQDRIDYHKRLLGEAAVTYTQHDDRVRQLSDTDGDGRADKSVVLASGFNQLEEGTGAGVLAVDGNVYYTCIPKLWKLVDQDGDGQADERVVLSDGYGVRVAFRGHDLHGLIRGYDGRLYFTIGDRGYHIRTAEGEVLSDPASGAVFRCELDGTGLEIFSSGLRNPQEIAFNDRGDWFTVDNNSDSGDQARIVHVLQDGDTGWRMYYQYLSDRGPFNREKIWEPHNADQPASIVPPVANFTDGPSGLAYYPGTGFGSELDDTFLICDFRGGPSNSGIRSFKVQPAGASYKLVADDQPIWTCLATDVAFGPDGALYVSDWVDGWEGLGKARLYRLRHREYADDPVVAEVQKRLASDWRAMTTETLVDMLGHVDRRLRLESQWELARRGQADALGTVAGDADAASKARLHAAWGLGQIARSKTTNDDAKAKAQSVLTKLIADTDDDLSAAALAIVGQQGWTDASTTARAALERENARVRYAAIDALGRLKDDSAMDAVLAKATGGDAADPAIRHAAAMYLSRAVKADRVAALAKHPNPLARLLGVIALRRLSSGAVAGFLNDSDRRVVVEAARAIHDQPIRFGTAALAELIHRPLESDALARRVLNANFRIGSSEAAIAIAKYATRSEASEAMRIEAIEMLGQWGAPDPLDRVTGDYRPLEKRDAGLAATALEPQIDLLMVAPENVRLRAIEVAATLGIKKIAGALVDQVADSTRSSEARARALGALARLDAASAIRLAESITPADARGPLGLAGLSVLADHAAEKSIDRFVAATSNADTRMRQKAWDILADQNTPKADAVIGQAIDQYIDGSLDPRVQLNVIEAAEGHLDEPRQKRLAEHRAKLAESEPLGKWLDSLSGGDPDRGAQLFFGKTELSCVRCHKVDRAGGEVGPNLTVIGKERDARYLLEAICLPDAKIAKGFETAVIIDLDGRVHSGIVKSETDDVVELILADGSQQRILQDDIEVRRKGNSSMPADLVKQMTPRELRDLVAYLGSLQVDPRSASDVE; this is translated from the coding sequence ATGGCCGGGCTGTTGGGTTGGTCCGGCGTGGACGTCGCTGCGGCGGATGTGAGTACGCCGCAGGCCCTGCCTCCGGAAATCGCCCAGGCGTCCGGGGAGGCGGCCGAAGCGATGGCGGCGATCCGCATTCCGGAAGGCTGGACGATCAGCCTGTGGGCGGCCGAACCCGATTTGGCCAACGTCGTCGCGTTTGACATCGATCGGCAAGGTCGTGTCTATGCCTGCGAGACGTTTCGCCAGAACCGCGGCGTGACGGACAATCGCGGGCACGACCAACAGTGGCTGATGGCTGACTTGGCGTCCAAAACGGTGCAAGATCGGATCGACTATCACAAGCGTCTGCTGGGTGAAGCGGCGGTCACGTACACCCAACACGACGATCGGGTCCGGCAACTGTCGGACACCGACGGCGACGGGCGGGCAGACAAGAGCGTGGTGCTGGCCAGCGGATTCAATCAGCTCGAAGAAGGCACCGGGGCCGGCGTGCTGGCGGTCGACGGCAACGTCTACTACACCTGCATCCCCAAACTGTGGAAGCTGGTCGATCAAGACGGCGACGGTCAGGCGGACGAACGTGTGGTGCTGTCGGATGGATATGGCGTCCGCGTCGCCTTTCGCGGCCATGACCTGCACGGGCTGATTCGCGGCTACGACGGGCGGCTGTACTTTACGATCGGCGACCGTGGCTATCACATTCGCACGGCCGAAGGAGAGGTCTTGAGCGATCCGGCCAGCGGCGCGGTTTTCCGCTGTGAGCTGGACGGAACCGGGCTAGAAATCTTCTCGAGTGGATTGCGCAATCCGCAAGAGATCGCGTTCAACGATCGCGGGGACTGGTTCACGGTCGACAACAACAGCGACAGCGGCGACCAGGCCCGGATCGTGCACGTGTTGCAAGACGGCGATACCGGTTGGCGGATGTATTACCAGTACCTCAGCGACCGCGGCCCCTTCAATCGGGAAAAGATCTGGGAGCCGCACAACGCCGACCAGCCGGCTTCGATCGTTCCCCCGGTCGCCAATTTCACCGACGGGCCGAGCGGATTGGCGTATTACCCGGGCACCGGTTTCGGCAGCGAGCTGGACGACACGTTTCTGATTTGTGATTTCCGCGGCGGCCCGAGCAACAGTGGAATCCGCTCTTTCAAAGTCCAGCCGGCCGGTGCGAGCTACAAATTGGTCGCCGACGACCAACCGATCTGGACCTGTCTGGCGACCGACGTCGCGTTCGGGCCCGACGGGGCGTTGTACGTCAGCGACTGGGTCGACGGCTGGGAAGGGCTGGGAAAGGCGCGGCTGTATCGCCTCCGCCATCGTGAATACGCCGACGATCCCGTCGTCGCGGAGGTCCAGAAACGGCTGGCGAGCGACTGGCGGGCGATGACGACCGAGACGCTGGTGGACATGCTCGGGCACGTCGATCGCCGGCTTCGGCTGGAAAGCCAATGGGAACTCGCCCGACGCGGCCAGGCCGACGCGCTCGGCACAGTCGCCGGCGATGCGGACGCGGCGTCCAAAGCACGCTTGCATGCCGCCTGGGGGCTGGGCCAAATCGCTCGCTCTAAAACCACGAACGACGATGCGAAAGCCAAGGCCCAGTCGGTCCTGACGAAGTTGATCGCCGACACGGACGATGACCTGAGTGCCGCGGCACTGGCGATCGTCGGCCAGCAGGGCTGGACCGATGCATCAACGACCGCCCGAGCCGCACTTGAGCGGGAAAACGCCAGGGTGCGCTATGCAGCCATCGACGCACTCGGACGACTGAAAGACGACTCGGCGATGGACGCCGTGTTGGCCAAGGCGACCGGCGGCGATGCCGCCGACCCGGCGATCCGCCACGCCGCCGCGATGTATTTGTCGCGGGCCGTCAAAGCCGATCGGGTCGCCGCGCTGGCCAAGCATCCCAACCCGTTGGCGCGTCTGTTGGGCGTCATCGCCCTGCGGCGACTTTCCAGCGGCGCGGTCGCCGGCTTTTTGAACGACTCCGACCGCCGCGTCGTCGTCGAAGCTGCGCGGGCGATTCACGATCAACCGATCCGGTTTGGAACCGCGGCGCTTGCCGAATTGATCCATCGACCGCTGGAATCAGATGCCTTGGCCCGACGCGTGTTGAACGCCAATTTTCGAATCGGCAGTTCCGAAGCGGCGATCGCGATCGCCAAGTATGCAACGCGATCCGAGGCCAGTGAAGCGATGCGAATCGAAGCCATCGAGATGCTCGGCCAATGGGGTGCACCGGATCCGCTGGATCGAGTGACCGGCGATTACCGACCGCTGGAAAAACGCGACGCAGGCCTAGCCGCGACCGCATTGGAACCACAAATCGATCTGTTGATGGTCGCACCAGAGAACGTTCGGTTGCGCGCGATCGAAGTCGCGGCGACGCTAGGGATCAAAAAGATCGCCGGCGCGTTGGTCGATCAAGTCGCCGATTCCACCCGCAGTTCCGAGGCGCGTGCTCGGGCGCTGGGCGCACTTGCTCGCCTCGACGCAGCGAGTGCCATCCGGCTGGCCGAATCGATAACGCCGGCCGATGCGCGCGGACCGCTGGGGCTGGCCGGTCTATCGGTGTTGGCCGATCACGCGGCGGAAAAATCGATCGATCGGTTCGTGGCGGCCACCTCCAATGCCGACACCCGGATGCGACAAAAGGCCTGGGACATCCTGGCCGATCAAAACACCCCCAAGGCCGATGCCGTTATCGGTCAGGCGATCGACCAGTACATCGACGGATCGCTCGATCCACGGGTGCAGCTGAATGTCATCGAGGCGGCCGAGGGGCACCTGGATGAACCCCGACAAAAACGGCTGGCCGAACATCGCGCCAAACTGGCCGAATCGGAACCGCTTGGCAAATGGTTGGACTCACTATCCGGAGGCGACCCGGACCGTGGGGCCCAGCTGTTCTTCGGAAAAACCGAGCTGTCCTGTGTCCGCTGCCACAAAGTCGATCGCGCCGGGGGGGAAGTCGGACCGAATTTGACGGTGATCGGCAAAGAACGCGACGCCCGTTATTTACTCGAAGCGATCTGCTTGCCCGATGCCAAGATCGCCAAAGGTTTCGAAACCGCCGTCATTATCGACCTGGACGGGCGGGTTCACAGCGGCATCGTGAAAAGTGAAACCGACGACGTGGTCGAACTGATCCTCGCCGACGGCAGCCAACAACGCATCCTGCAAGACGACATCGAAGTCCGCCGCAAAGGAAACTCGTCGATGCCGGCCGACCTGGTCAAACAAATGACGCCGCGTGAGCTGCGTGACCTGGTCGCCTACCTGGGCAGTTTGCAAGTCGACCCCAGGAGCGCAAGCGACGTGGAGTGA
- a CDS encoding DUF1501 domain-containing protein, which translates to MNSEHDLLGRRLARRTFLRRTGLGSIALASLLKSDFAGTATAATASVASTGPSGTRAMEGMLASPHHQPRIKRVIHLCMAGGPSHLETFDYKPVLAEMDGKPMPDSITAGQPIAQLQGKELKVMGPQHKFAACGDSGQMISDVFPHIRSLADEMCIVKSMHTEQINHDPAHTFFNTGTAISGRPSMGSWVLYGLGSETQDLPGFIVLTSEGGGQSQPISSRQWHSGFLPSRYQGVQMHASGNPVHYVGNPSGVGRDQQRQIVDAVAQINRIRNEERNDPEIATRLAAYEMAFRMQASVPELTDMSGEPQHIIDSYGCTPGDGSFASNCLLARRLAERGVRFIQLYHRGWDHHGGVKAGVAKTAELVDRGTAALVHDLKQRGMLDETLIVWGGEFGRTPMAQGSGRDHHIKGFSMWMAGGGIRRGTSYGATDEFGYNAVENKVHVRDFHATMLHLLGIDHKRLTFKFQGLDFRLTGVEEAEVVHELLA; encoded by the coding sequence ATGAATTCTGAACACGACCTACTCGGGCGTCGACTCGCTCGCCGCACCTTCCTGCGCCGCACGGGGCTTGGATCGATCGCTCTGGCGTCGTTGCTGAAGTCGGATTTCGCCGGCACAGCCACTGCCGCCACCGCTAGCGTTGCTTCGACCGGCCCGTCCGGGACCCGTGCGATGGAAGGCATGCTCGCCTCGCCGCATCATCAGCCACGCATCAAACGCGTCATCCATTTGTGCATGGCCGGCGGCCCCAGCCATCTGGAGACGTTCGATTACAAACCGGTGTTGGCGGAGATGGACGGCAAACCGATGCCGGATTCGATCACCGCAGGCCAACCGATCGCCCAGTTGCAGGGAAAAGAGCTGAAGGTGATGGGGCCACAGCACAAGTTCGCCGCTTGTGGCGACAGCGGGCAAATGATCTCCGACGTCTTCCCGCATATCCGCTCCTTGGCAGACGAAATGTGCATCGTCAAATCGATGCACACCGAGCAAATCAATCACGATCCGGCACACACGTTCTTCAACACCGGAACGGCCATCAGCGGTCGGCCTTCGATGGGGTCGTGGGTGCTGTACGGTTTGGGCAGCGAAACGCAGGACCTGCCGGGGTTCATCGTGTTGACCAGCGAAGGCGGGGGACAAAGCCAACCGATCAGCTCGCGACAATGGCACTCGGGTTTTCTGCCCAGTCGTTACCAAGGTGTCCAGATGCACGCCAGCGGAAATCCGGTGCATTATGTCGGCAACCCCAGCGGCGTCGGCCGCGATCAACAGCGTCAGATCGTCGACGCGGTGGCGCAGATCAATCGGATCCGCAACGAGGAACGGAACGATCCCGAGATCGCGACGCGATTGGCGGCCTATGAGATGGCGTTTCGCATGCAGGCCTCGGTGCCCGAATTGACCGACATGTCGGGTGAACCGCAGCACATCATCGACAGCTACGGATGCACACCCGGCGACGGTTCGTTCGCCAGCAACTGTCTGCTCGCCCGCCGCTTGGCCGAACGTGGCGTGCGGTTCATCCAGCTGTACCATCGCGGCTGGGATCACCACGGCGGCGTCAAAGCGGGCGTGGCCAAGACGGCGGAATTGGTCGACCGGGGGACCGCGGCGCTGGTTCATGATCTGAAACAACGCGGCATGCTGGACGAAACCCTGATCGTCTGGGGCGGTGAATTCGGACGCACGCCGATGGCCCAGGGCAGCGGCCGTGACCACCACATCAAAGGATTCTCGATGTGGATGGCCGGCGGGGGAATCCGCCGCGGGACCAGCTACGGGGCGACCGACGAATTCGGGTACAACGCGGTGGAGAACAAGGTCCACGTCCGTGATTTCCATGCGACGATGCTGCACCTGTTGGGCATCGACCACAAACGATTGACGTTCAAGTTCCAGGGACTGGACTTTCGCCTGACCGGGGTCGAGGAAGCGGAAGTCGTGCACGAGTTGTTGGCTTGA